A stretch of Clostridia bacterium DNA encodes these proteins:
- a CDS encoding cysteine hydrolase, translating into MEEKRSALLVIDMQNDFIDPKGPFASRDAEGMPTTLVTNVLSCIAKAREKNMPVIHIYQEHRAGLVDFGRELDCSLPHCIEGTWGAEIIPQIKVEPTDFKVVKRRFSGFFATDLDLLLKGLSVETLYLCGIAGDGCVRATAVDAHQLNYKFHLIEDAVAGLTRDSCMWALNYLETLQEDVLLALDEF; encoded by the coding sequence ATGGAAGAGAAAAGATCGGCTTTGCTCGTGATAGATATGCAAAATGATTTTATAGATCCCAAGGGACCGTTTGCAAGTCGTGATGCGGAAGGAATGCCAACTACACTGGTGACGAATGTTCTTTCCTGTATTGCAAAAGCTCGTGAAAAAAATATGCCAGTGATTCATATTTATCAAGAGCATCGGGCTGGGTTGGTGGACTTTGGTCGCGAACTGGATTGTTCTTTACCGCATTGCATTGAAGGAACCTGGGGGGCTGAAATAATCCCGCAAATAAAGGTGGAACCGACTGATTTTAAGGTGGTTAAGAGACGGTTTTCTGGTTTCTTTGCAACGGATTTGGATTTGCTTTTGAAAGGCTTATCGGTAGAGACGCTTTACTTATGTGGCATTGCTGGGGATGGATGTGTGCGGGCTACAGCGGTGGACGCTCATCAGTTGAACTATAAGTTTCATCTGATTGAAGATGCGGTGGCAGGTCTTACCCGCGATAGTTGCATGTGGGCTCTTAATTATTTAGAGACGCTCCAAGAAGATGTGTTGTTGGCTTTGGATGAATTTTAG
- a CDS encoding recombinase family protein translates to MANIRVIPATAPALSAQSKSNAVKRRVAAYARVSTDSDEQLTSYEAQVDYYTKFIQSREDWEFVTVYTDEGISAVTTKKRDGFNQMVADALEGGIDLIVTKSVSRFARNTVDSLTTVRKLKEKGVEVWFEKENIYTLDSKGELLITIMSSLAQEESRSISENVTWGQRKRMADGKVSLPYKQFLGYEKGEDGLPQIVPAEAKIVRLIFRLYMEGKTFSAIAKHLECHNIPSPAGKKTWQTAVVQSILTNEKYKGHALLQKTFCADFLTKKMVKNEGQVQQYYVENSHPAIIEPDEFDAVQLEIERRKNLGRPTSSTSIFASRLICANCGGRFGKKVWGSYKGDKTYRKEVWQCNDKYKRLGNPGKGCQTPHITEEVIKERFLAAFNQLMHNRDELIEDCRLAQNVFCDTTAIDTELAELFREIEVVTELSRKAIYENARSAVDQKEWTERNNAYLERHHKASKQVDELEAIKRERLGKGKIIEGFIKDIESRPLAIAEFDEKLWLAVIDQVTVNQDGAMTFRFKNGSEVTA, encoded by the coding sequence ATGGCTAATATACGAGTTATCCCTGCCACCGCTCCAGCTTTGTCGGCGCAGTCAAAGTCGAACGCTGTCAAGCGTCGCGTGGCGGCTTACGCAAGGGTTTCCACCGACAGCGACGAGCAGCTTACAAGCTATGAAGCGCAGGTTGATTACTACACAAAATTCATCCAGAGCCGAGAAGACTGGGAATTTGTGACCGTCTACACGGACGAAGGGATTTCTGCGGTCACCACCAAGAAACGCGATGGCTTCAATCAGATGGTAGCTGATGCTCTGGAGGGCGGCATAGACCTCATCGTCACAAAATCAGTCAGTCGCTTTGCCAGAAACACAGTAGATAGTCTCACAACCGTTCGCAAACTCAAGGAAAAAGGCGTGGAAGTCTGGTTTGAAAAAGAGAACATCTATACGCTGGATTCCAAAGGCGAGTTACTTATTACAATTATGAGCAGTTTGGCGCAGGAAGAAAGCCGCTCCATTTCAGAGAATGTGACTTGGGGTCAGCGCAAGCGAATGGCGGACGGCAAGGTCAGCCTTCCGTACAAACAATTCCTTGGCTACGAGAAAGGTGAGGACGGCCTACCGCAAATAGTTCCTGCCGAAGCAAAAATTGTTCGCCTCATCTTTCGTCTCTACATGGAGGGCAAGACATTCTCGGCAATTGCCAAACACCTCGAATGTCATAACATTCCGTCACCTGCAGGTAAGAAAACGTGGCAAACGGCGGTGGTTCAATCAATCCTGACCAACGAGAAATATAAAGGCCATGCCCTACTGCAAAAGACTTTCTGTGCAGACTTCCTCACGAAGAAAATGGTCAAGAACGAAGGACAGGTTCAGCAGTATTACGTCGAGAACAGCCATCCCGCCATTATCGAACCTGATGAGTTCGACGCCGTTCAGCTTGAAATCGAGCGACGTAAGAACCTCGGCAGACCCACGAGCAGCACGAGTATATTTGCGTCCCGACTTATCTGCGCGAATTGTGGCGGTCGCTTCGGCAAAAAGGTCTGGGGCAGTTATAAGGGCGACAAGACCTACCGCAAAGAAGTTTGGCAGTGTAATGATAAATACAAACGGCTCGGAAACCCCGGAAAGGGATGCCAGACGCCACATATCACCGAGGAAGTGATCAAGGAAAGGTTTTTAGCCGCATTCAATCAACTAATGCATAACCGCGATGAGCTGATTGAAGACTGCCGACTTGCTCAAAATGTCTTTTGTGACACCACGGCAATTGATACAGAACTTGCCGAATTGTTCCGTGAGATTGAGGTTGTTACCGAACTATCCAGAAAGGCAATTTATGAAAATGCCCGATCGGCGGTAGACCAGAAGGAATGGACGGAGCGTAACAACGCCTATCTCGAACGCCACCATAAAGCTTCAAAGCAAGTCGATGAGTTGGAAGCGATCAAGCGAGAGCGCCTTGGCAAGGGCAAAATCATCGAAGGCTTCATCAAAGACATTGAGAGCCGACCGCTTGCCATAGCTGAGTTTGACGAAAAACTGTGGCTTGCTGTAATCGACCAAGTGACGGTCAACCAAGATGGCGCAATGACATTTAGATTCAAAAACGGCTCGGAAGTCACAGCTTAA
- a CDS encoding 5'-nucleotidase C-terminal domain-containing protein gives MKKLSLILVALMLISAFGPTTGAFAADNETAELVLLQTTDLHGYMVPYDYFSGSTNKKGSLARVATLINQYRDENDNVMLFDSGDTIQGSSLAYYWGVKNPTADLPDVENPFAYALEYLDYDAMVLGNHEFQNGLEALHDFVDDADFPTLSCNTVYAGTEDLVFEPYAILDKELSNGETIKVGVLGVTTPGWYPWYGSKIDYEYEPLDQVEAVEKYVPMLEADGADVIVLLSHSGLGYKMVNGEMVMDNRLAGVNEDFPVENAVDQIAKTVPGIDVIMYGHTHTTNVAYITNEVSGDDVLVVQGKQHGRGLSVTRLELEKMSDGWDVVEATAETVNTDNKDAYVEPDADFMEAMSFYHDATVAYMEENIAGATDVEITSRGSRITDTNMIQLITDVQTWAVENSELNTEAIENPILSMAAPFRYGAAGPDDYTDIPEGEISLAGVGNIYLYDDILVAIEISGSDLKAYLEHACQNFNQIVPGSGDMPLINPDFEGYYFDQIDGVDYVIDVTRPLGDRIVSLTYNGSPVAADDVFTLAMNNYRAGGGGNFPGTGSGQATVLYDEGAETRDFLSDYIMEKEVIMTEADHNWTLAPNFLNHWADDYVYDLLNNGFSTADDEGTFDLNGSADAARYLDNLNRFLDVEIMAEVSGEIERDDAIALLADALEARGLAMGDNAPIVFSDVSDADTAEDLAYLTSLGLISGTGDSQFAPNRPMNNAEMNVIFAKAMTLLDIL, from the coding sequence ATGAAGAAACTATCGCTGATACTTGTTGCTTTGATGCTAATTTCTGCGTTTGGTCCAACCACAGGGGCTTTCGCCGCTGATAACGAGACTGCAGAGCTGGTTTTGTTACAGACTACAGACTTGCATGGTTATATGGTGCCTTATGATTATTTCTCGGGTAGTACGAATAAAAAAGGCTCATTGGCTCGGGTTGCTACATTGATTAACCAATACCGAGATGAGAACGACAATGTGATGCTTTTTGATTCTGGTGACACAATTCAGGGAAGCTCACTTGCTTATTACTGGGGTGTTAAGAATCCTACGGCAGACCTACCAGATGTGGAAAATCCTTTTGCCTACGCTCTGGAATATCTAGATTATGATGCTATGGTTTTGGGCAATCATGAATTTCAAAACGGTTTGGAAGCACTGCATGATTTTGTAGATGATGCAGACTTTCCAACACTTAGCTGTAATACGGTTTATGCTGGTACGGAAGACTTAGTGTTTGAACCGTATGCGATTCTAGACAAAGAACTTTCAAATGGAGAAACCATTAAGGTTGGTGTTTTGGGTGTGACCACTCCTGGCTGGTATCCATGGTATGGTAGCAAGATTGATTATGAATATGAACCGTTAGATCAAGTGGAAGCAGTCGAAAAATATGTACCTATGCTTGAGGCAGATGGTGCGGATGTAATTGTTCTACTTAGCCATTCTGGTTTAGGCTATAAGATGGTAAATGGTGAGATGGTGATGGATAATCGTTTGGCAGGCGTCAATGAGGACTTTCCTGTTGAAAACGCAGTAGACCAAATTGCCAAAACGGTTCCTGGAATCGATGTAATTATGTATGGACATACTCATACTACGAACGTAGCCTATATTACCAATGAAGTAAGTGGTGATGACGTATTGGTTGTTCAAGGCAAACAACATGGAAGAGGCCTGTCCGTAACTCGTCTTGAATTGGAAAAGATGAGTGATGGTTGGGACGTTGTAGAAGCTACAGCTGAAACGGTTAATACAGATAATAAGGATGCCTACGTTGAGCCGGATGCAGACTTCATGGAAGCAATGTCTTTTTATCATGATGCAACAGTAGCTTATATGGAAGAAAATATTGCTGGGGCTACGGATGTTGAAATCACTTCACGTGGTTCTAGAATTACAGACACCAACATGATTCAGTTGATTACGGATGTACAGACTTGGGCTGTTGAAAACTCTGAGCTGAATACAGAAGCCATAGAGAATCCAATTCTATCGATGGCAGCACCGTTCCGTTATGGAGCTGCTGGCCCAGACGATTATACAGATATTCCAGAAGGTGAGATCTCTCTTGCCGGTGTTGGCAATATTTACCTTTATGATGATATTTTAGTAGCCATTGAAATTAGTGGATCTGATTTGAAAGCGTATTTGGAGCATGCTTGTCAAAACTTTAACCAGATTGTACCTGGTAGTGGAGATATGCCACTGATTAATCCTGATTTCGAAGGTTATTACTTTGACCAAATCGATGGCGTGGATTATGTGATTGATGTTACTAGACCCTTGGGAGATAGAATTGTATCTCTTACCTACAACGGTAGTCCAGTTGCAGCCGATGATGTATTTACGTTAGCGATGAATAACTACCGCGCTGGTGGTGGAGGAAACTTCCCTGGAACTGGTTCAGGACAGGCTACAGTTCTTTATGATGAAGGCGCTGAGACGAGAGATTTCTTAAGCGACTATATCATGGAAAAAGAAGTGATTATGACCGAGGCTGACCATAACTGGACTTTGGCACCTAATTTCTTGAATCACTGGGCTGATGATTATGTTTATGATTTGTTGAACAATGGATTTAGCACCGCAGATGATGAAGGTACTTTTGACCTAAATGGTAGTGCAGATGCAGCTAGATATTTAGATAATTTGAACCGTTTCTTAGATGTAGAAATAATGGCTGAGGTGAGTGGAGAAATCGAAAGAGATGATGCGATAGCTCTTTTAGCAGACGCTCTTGAAGCACGTGGCCTTGCCATGGGAGATAACGCTCCCATCGTATTCTCTGATGTAAGTGATGCAGATACGGCAGAAGATTTAGCTTATCTGACCTCCTTGGGATTGATTTCTGGAACGGGAGACAGCCAGTTTGCACCGAATAGACCAATGAATAATGCAGAAATGAATGTAATTTTCGCTAAGGCGATGACTCTTTTAGACATTCTCTAG
- the smpB gene encoding SsrA-binding protein SmpB, with protein MKTITKNKKARHDYHILETFEAGISLQGTEVKSLRAGRVNLKDSYANIYEGEIYLEGVHISTYEQGSYMNHEPERKRRLLMHKYEIRKLLGKVKEKGLSLVPLSMYFNDHGKVKVELALVKGKKLYDKRHDLAKKQASRDIERAFRDRQK; from the coding sequence ATGAAAACCATAACAAAAAACAAAAAAGCAAGACACGATTACCATATCCTAGAGACCTTTGAAGCAGGCATAAGCTTGCAGGGTACGGAAGTGAAAAGTCTCCGGGCGGGACGTGTTAACCTGAAAGATAGTTATGCCAATATTTATGAAGGTGAAATATATCTGGAGGGTGTACATATAAGTACCTATGAACAGGGCAGCTATATGAACCATGAACCAGAGCGTAAAAGACGTCTTCTTATGCATAAATATGAGATTCGGAAACTGTTGGGCAAGGTTAAGGAAAAGGGTTTGTCCTTAGTTCCTCTTTCGATGTACTTTAATGATCATGGCAAAGTCAAAGTGGAATTGGCCTTGGTAAAAGGGAAGAAGCTTTACGATAAACGTCATGATTTAGCCAAAAAACAGGCTAGTCGGGATATCGAAAGAGCGTTTCGTGATCGGCAAAAATAA
- a CDS encoding recombinase family protein, with protein sequence MGRKITKVEQTAPLPTRQRVAAYARVSCGKDEMLHSLAAQVSYYSNLIQGKPGWEYVGVYTDEAETGTKDSRHEYQRLLADCRARRIDLILTKSISRFARNTVTLLETVRELKNLGVGVYFEEQNLHSLSGDGELMLTILASYAQEESRSVSENQKWRIRKDFKEGKPSNNIRIYGFDYKDFKLTIIPEEAEVVRMIFADYLSGLGKNAIMKKLIRLGVPTKCGGRWSESTIGSILGNEKFIGDTCLQKGFITDHLTKQWKSNSGELPKYYVEGSHEAIIDRETFEAVQIEMARRAAKANHPRKLTFSEFSGLITCKKCGAKFRKKVSGVGTKYAKVVWACATYTYRGKHECAAKRIPEDILKEKCTEVLGLAVYDPDVLSGKITAIAVPDDGVLVFTFKDGTKQTSTWENRSRRESWTDEMRQTARERALGGTDNG encoded by the coding sequence ATGGGCAGAAAGATAACAAAAGTTGAACAAACGGCGCCATTGCCGACCAGACAACGGGTCGCAGCCTACGCTCGTGTTTCCTGCGGTAAAGATGAAATGCTCCATTCCCTTGCCGCTCAGGTCAGCTACTACAGCAATCTGATACAGGGCAAACCTGGATGGGAGTATGTCGGCGTGTATACCGACGAAGCGGAAACCGGCACGAAGGATTCAAGACATGAATACCAGCGACTGCTTGCCGACTGCCGTGCGAGACGCATCGATCTCATCCTCACGAAGTCTATCAGTCGCTTTGCGAGAAATACAGTCACATTGCTTGAAACTGTACGGGAACTTAAGAATCTCGGCGTCGGCGTATATTTTGAGGAACAAAACCTGCACTCACTTTCAGGAGACGGAGAGTTAATGCTCACCATCCTTGCAAGCTACGCACAAGAGGAAAGCCGCTCTGTCAGCGAAAACCAAAAGTGGCGTATCAGAAAAGATTTCAAGGAGGGCAAGCCCTCCAACAACATCCGCATTTACGGGTTTGACTATAAGGACTTCAAGTTAACCATTATTCCTGAAGAAGCCGAGGTCGTGCGAATGATATTCGCTGACTATTTATCGGGACTTGGTAAAAATGCGATTATGAAGAAGCTGATTCGGCTCGGAGTACCCACCAAGTGCGGTGGTCGCTGGTCAGAAAGCACCATAGGCTCTATTCTGGGGAACGAGAAATTCATCGGTGATACGTGCTTGCAAAAAGGCTTTATCACTGACCACCTTACAAAGCAATGGAAGTCAAACAGCGGTGAGCTGCCGAAATACTATGTCGAGGGTTCACATGAAGCTATTATCGACCGCGAGACCTTCGAGGCGGTTCAGATTGAGATGGCCCGGCGGGCAGCAAAAGCTAATCATCCCCGGAAGCTGACATTCAGCGAATTTTCGGGACTAATCACCTGTAAAAAGTGTGGAGCAAAATTCCGCAAAAAGGTAAGCGGCGTGGGCACAAAATATGCCAAGGTGGTTTGGGCTTGCGCTACCTACACTTACCGAGGAAAGCACGAATGTGCCGCCAAGCGAATACCCGAGGACATACTCAAAGAGAAATGCACCGAAGTGTTAGGGCTTGCTGTGTACGACCCCGATGTATTATCGGGGAAGATCACAGCGATAGCAGTCCCCGACGACGGCGTCCTGGTATTTACTTTTAAAGACGGCACAAAGCAAACATCTACATGGGAAAATCGCTCCCGACGAGAGAGCTGGACTGACGAGATGCGGCAAACCGCAAGAGAACGGGCGCTGGGAGGTACGGACAATGGCTAA
- a CDS encoding EamA family transporter, with protein sequence MRDISKGYALVLLAVFFFGTQSTIGKGLMNSGIHPVTLAAMRILLGALMFFIYILVTNPKSLKLEKEDYLYFLIFGLLTIAVTHFCLNYAIFYAGVATASILLYTAPAFVTVLSIFFFAEKPTWQRIIALFLTLLGCYFITRSSQELNFNKLGVMFGILAGFSYGLWSILTKKGLSKYSTPVINFYSLFIGGLILLIASFIVAGPQSYLISPAKWTGVILMAFFNTFIPNNFYVNGMKYMAASKASILANFELVIAVLLSYLIFKEPFTFFKVLGFISIGSGLLLIVREDYKKKDA encoded by the coding sequence ATGAGAGATATAAGCAAGGGCTATGCTTTAGTACTTTTGGCCGTATTCTTTTTCGGCACACAAAGTACCATCGGCAAAGGCCTAATGAACAGTGGCATCCATCCAGTTACACTAGCAGCTATGCGGATCCTATTGGGCGCTCTGATGTTTTTTATCTACATATTGGTAACCAATCCAAAAAGTCTAAAACTCGAAAAAGAAGATTATCTGTATTTCCTTATTTTTGGTTTATTAACTATCGCGGTAACCCACTTTTGTCTTAATTATGCGATCTTCTACGCAGGTGTTGCCACAGCAAGTATATTGCTTTACACCGCGCCAGCTTTCGTAACGGTGCTTTCCATCTTTTTTTTCGCGGAAAAGCCTACTTGGCAAAGAATTATCGCTCTTTTTTTAACTCTACTAGGTTGCTACTTTATTACCCGTTCATCCCAAGAACTGAACTTTAACAAACTTGGCGTCATGTTCGGTATTCTTGCAGGTTTCAGTTATGGCTTATGGAGTATACTGACTAAAAAAGGACTATCCAAATACTCCACACCCGTCATCAATTTCTATAGCCTCTTCATCGGGGGATTAATATTGCTTATTGCTTCATTTATTGTAGCCGGCCCTCAGTCCTATCTGATCAGCCCAGCCAAATGGACCGGGGTAATCCTGATGGCTTTTTTCAATACCTTCATTCCCAACAACTTCTATGTTAACGGAATGAAGTATATGGCTGCTAGCAAAGCGAGTATCCTTGCCAACTTTGAATTGGTTATTGCTGTACTTTTGAGTTACCTTATTTTCAAAGAACCCTTCACCTTCTTTAAGGTACTAGGGTTTATCTCCATCGGCTCAGGGTTACTACTCATTGTAAGAGAAGACTACAAAAAAAAGGATGCTTAG
- a CDS encoding C_GCAxxG_C_C family protein, producing the protein MEQKKDIIENCLYYFHNGYSCSEAILQAGMDEFGLTSDCTPAVASVFGGGIKSLGHICGAISGTLMLIGIMHGKHSLEDSCEEADRLALEFLDYCEKEFGTLMCRDITGINFREEEYPSEKCTNIIESNCVPLLKKICLWQKENLG; encoded by the coding sequence ATGGAACAGAAAAAAGATATAATTGAAAACTGCCTTTACTACTTTCATAACGGATACAGCTGCTCTGAAGCCATCCTACAAGCGGGTATGGATGAGTTTGGACTTACATCAGACTGCACACCAGCCGTCGCCTCGGTTTTTGGTGGGGGAATTAAGAGCCTGGGACATATTTGTGGTGCTATAAGTGGAACACTAATGCTAATCGGTATCATGCATGGTAAACATAGTTTAGAAGATTCCTGTGAAGAAGCCGACCGCTTAGCCCTAGAATTTTTAGACTATTGCGAAAAAGAATTTGGAACGCTTATGTGCCGGGATATAACAGGAATCAATTTCCGCGAAGAAGAATATCCAAGCGAGAAATGCACCAACATCATCGAATCCAATTGCGTTCCCTTACTTAAGAAAATTTGTCTATGGCAAAAGGAAAACCTTGGATGA
- a CDS encoding MFS transporter, producing the protein MTKQERSWILYDWANSAYSIAITTAILPLYFKDVIAASLPGALSTAYWGYANAFATLVISLSAPFLGTMADYRGYKKRLFTLFMLLGTLFTASLYFIQPGQWQLCVLLYILSAIGFAGANIFYDSFLTDITETKNMDWISSLGFGFGYIGSCIPFIISLVLIMNPDAIGTSALQATRLSFLITASWWFIFSLPMMKNVQQNYFIEPEPRPLRNSFKRLSKTIKNIRGHKNIFMFLIAYFFYIDGVDTIIKMATVYGSDVGLKSSDMLLILLVSQFIAFPFAILFGKLAKKFSARSMISFAILLYTFICFYAYFMNSVIHFWVLTILVMTSQGGIQALSRSFFGKMLPKEHSNEFFGFYNIFGKFAAIMGPLLVGVFSQVTGNSRFGILSLVLLFATGFILFRRVPIPLDEN; encoded by the coding sequence ATGACCAAACAGGAACGCAGTTGGATACTCTACGACTGGGCTAATTCCGCCTACTCAATTGCCATCACGACAGCCATCTTGCCCTTATATTTCAAGGACGTGATAGCAGCTTCATTGCCAGGCGCCCTCTCAACAGCCTATTGGGGATATGCCAACGCATTTGCCACGCTAGTCATCTCACTCTCCGCACCTTTTCTAGGAACCATGGCAGATTACCGTGGATACAAAAAACGTCTCTTCACGCTCTTTATGCTTCTAGGCACTCTCTTTACCGCATCCCTATACTTTATCCAACCCGGCCAGTGGCAACTTTGCGTACTCTTATACATCCTCAGTGCCATTGGATTTGCTGGTGCCAATATTTTCTATGATTCCTTTCTAACAGATATAACCGAGACCAAAAATATGGACTGGATTTCCTCACTCGGTTTCGGGTTCGGCTACATCGGTAGCTGCATTCCCTTCATTATCAGCCTTGTACTCATAATGAATCCAGATGCAATCGGTACGAGCGCACTACAGGCAACTCGTTTATCCTTTTTGATTACTGCTTCTTGGTGGTTCATTTTTTCTCTACCCATGATGAAAAATGTACAGCAAAATTACTTCATTGAACCTGAACCCAGGCCACTAAGAAACTCCTTCAAAAGACTTAGTAAAACAATCAAAAATATTCGGGGTCATAAAAATATCTTTATGTTCTTGATTGCCTATTTCTTCTATATTGATGGTGTCGATACCATCATCAAGATGGCAACCGTATATGGCAGTGACGTTGGGCTAAAAAGTTCCGATATGTTGCTTATTTTGCTAGTATCCCAATTTATCGCCTTCCCCTTTGCCATCTTATTTGGTAAACTAGCCAAAAAATTTAGTGCAAGATCCATGATTTCCTTTGCCATTTTGCTTTACACTTTTATCTGTTTCTATGCCTATTTCATGAACAGTGTCATTCATTTTTGGGTTCTTACTATATTGGTCATGACCAGCCAAGGTGGAATACAAGCACTCAGCCGTTCCTTTTTCGGGAAAATGCTCCCCAAGGAACATTCCAATGAATTCTTCGGCTTCTACAACATCTTTGGCAAGTTTGCTGCCATCATGGGACCACTTTTGGTAGGCGTCTTCTCGCAAGTGACTGGTAACTCCCGCTTTGGCATATTAAGTCTCGTATTATTGTTTGCCACCGGGTTTATACTGTTTCGCCGGGTACCCATCCCTCTTGATGAGAACTAG
- a CDS encoding zinc dependent phospholipase C family protein has product MTHSLFAMDSLKLLPKYRKIEGTEHNALLTLGAQGADPFFYFGKQPCRSTKGYPELAGILHTEKTDEFLVNLWQFVKEGKADTTERFSYAWGFTGHYTLDTQCHPYVYAQAGFAFNGTAKTDEMTSNHMILEANIDALLYNKKTGKNIKKVKLWEWMPDTLPTCLDQFYGRISEMYDYSTYQEGDFERAMKDMKLAQRFLYDPQGCKESLSRMLARIKGRSVYIGKPVYPTLKYVESLDCMNESHQKWSHPMDENKLSQDSFVDLYDQALVRMAAYWQHIELFLKGEGDLDAVFEGYSYDTKIRWDSAENRKKVSGPGLLQGRL; this is encoded by the coding sequence ATGACTCATAGTTTATTTGCAATGGATTCTTTGAAATTGTTGCCGAAATATAGAAAAATAGAAGGAACAGAACATAATGCACTATTGACCTTAGGAGCACAAGGAGCAGACCCCTTTTTTTATTTTGGTAAGCAACCGTGTCGGAGTACGAAGGGGTATCCGGAATTGGCGGGAATCCTTCATACCGAAAAAACAGATGAATTTTTAGTCAATCTTTGGCAGTTTGTGAAAGAGGGAAAAGCGGATACCACAGAACGTTTTTCCTATGCTTGGGGATTTACTGGTCATTATACCTTGGATACCCAGTGCCATCCTTACGTATATGCTCAGGCAGGTTTTGCCTTTAATGGAACTGCTAAAACGGATGAAATGACTTCCAATCACATGATTCTTGAGGCCAATATTGATGCTTTGCTTTATAACAAAAAGACAGGTAAGAATATTAAAAAGGTGAAATTGTGGGAATGGATGCCAGACACTCTGCCAACCTGTTTGGATCAATTTTATGGGCGAATTTCTGAAATGTATGACTATTCTACCTACCAGGAGGGTGATTTCGAACGGGCTATGAAGGATATGAAGCTGGCACAGCGTTTTCTCTATGATCCGCAAGGATGTAAGGAGAGTTTAAGTAGGATGCTTGCGCGGATCAAAGGAAGAAGTGTATATATTGGCAAACCAGTTTATCCTACCTTGAAATATGTGGAGTCACTAGATTGTATGAATGAGTCTCACCAAAAGTGGAGTCATCCTATGGATGAAAATAAGCTGTCGCAGGACTCATTTGTCGACCTTTATGACCAGGCTTTGGTAAGAATGGCAGCGTATTGGCAACATATTGAACTGTTTCTGAAGGGGGAGGGTGATTTGGATGCCGTGTTTGAGGGTTACTCTTATGATACCAAAATAAGATGGGATAGTGCGGAGAATAGGAAAAAGGTTTCTGGTCCAGGATTATTGCAGGGAAGGCTATAG
- a CDS encoding EamA family transporter codes for MKKNVEEHGTQETTTSKEFKYKVKGFIALSLSVIFFSAESIMASVVMTTGINPLTLSVIKVTLGLLMVGIVMLVGKKSFHLEKRDILGFVAFGFIAVSGTTSLFMTTIKLTNVSTAMLLLYTAPAFTLIMAALFLKEKITRVKLVTVLMTMLGTVLVVVGYNLSVVDMNLLGVMTGLLAGVAYAIHGMMNRVFIKRYGPWTINFYILLFGALGLMILKSPWAIVAEGLPPMSSVLWIGGQALMVFVCAYTLFIAGFRYLEAGVGSILTSAQPAVVVLMAAVFLHEKLYSIQTIGLVLMMLAMVVIAKSEQN; via the coding sequence ATGAAGAAGAATGTGGAAGAGCATGGAACACAGGAAACAACGACATCAAAGGAATTTAAATATAAGGTGAAGGGATTTATTGCACTTAGTCTTTCTGTAATTTTCTTTAGTGCAGAGAGTATTATGGCAAGTGTGGTGATGACTACTGGTATAAATCCGTTGACTCTGTCGGTCATAAAGGTAACGCTAGGTTTGCTGATGGTTGGCATAGTGATGCTTGTTGGGAAGAAGAGTTTCCATTTGGAAAAACGAGATATCTTAGGTTTTGTGGCCTTTGGATTTATCGCAGTTAGTGGAACGACTTCCTTGTTTATGACGACAATAAAGTTAACCAATGTTAGTACGGCTATGCTGCTACTGTATACGGCACCAGCATTTACTTTGATTATGGCGGCACTTTTCTTGAAGGAAAAGATTACTCGGGTAAAGTTAGTGACTGTACTGATGACGATGTTGGGTACAGTCCTAGTGGTTGTGGGCTATAATCTAAGCGTTGTGGACATGAATCTTTTGGGCGTTATGACAGGGCTTTTGGCAGGGGTTGCTTACGCAATTCATGGGATGATGAATCGGGTATTCATTAAGCGTTACGGCCCTTGGACAATAAACTTCTATATTTTGCTATTCGGTGCCTTGGGCCTTATGATCCTTAAATCGCCTTGGGCCATAGTTGCTGAGGGACTTCCACCAATGAGCAGTGTCCTTTGGATTGGTGGACAGGCCTTGATGGTCTTTGTCTGTGCCTATACATTATTTATTGCGGGCTTCAGGTACCTAGAGGCCGGGGTTGGTTCTATTTTGACTAGTGCACAACCTGCTGTTGTAGTGCTGATGGCAGCTGTGTTTTTGCATGAAAAACTGTATTCTATTCAGACAATCGGTCTGGTACTTATGATGTTGGCAATGGTAGTAATTGCGAAAAGCGAACAGAATTAA